From one Bacteroides intestinalis DSM 17393 genomic stretch:
- a CDS encoding RNA polymerase sigma factor, with the protein MNTYSFRKDLISVQEELLRFAYKLTADKEEANDLLQETSLKALDNEDKYMPDTNFKGWMYTIMRNIFINNYRRIVREQTFVDQTDNLYHLNLPQNSGFASAEGTYDLKEMHRIVNSLPRDYKVPFSMHVSGFKYREIADRLGLPLGTVKSRIFFTRQRLQQELKDFV; encoded by the coding sequence ATGAATACCTACAGTTTTAGGAAGGATTTGATTAGTGTGCAAGAAGAACTGCTTCGCTTTGCATATAAGTTGACAGCCGATAAAGAGGAGGCGAATGATTTATTGCAGGAAACCTCACTCAAAGCGTTGGATAACGAAGACAAGTACATGCCCGATACAAATTTCAAAGGGTGGATGTACACCATTATGCGGAATATCTTTATTAATAATTACCGCAGAATTGTTCGCGAACAAACTTTCGTGGATCAGACAGATAACCTTTATCATTTAAACCTGCCGCAAAACTCCGGTTTTGCAAGCGCTGAAGGAACTTATGATTTGAAAGAGATGCACCGCATTGTCAATTCATTACCTCGTGATTATAAAGTCCCCTTCTCCATGCACGTTTCCGGTTTCAAGTATCGTGAAATAGCCGATCGGCTCGGATTGCCTTTAGGAACTGTCAAAAGCCGCATATTCTTTACCCGCCAGCGGCTACAACAAGAATTGAAAGACTTTGTTTAA